One genomic segment of Chitinophaga parva includes these proteins:
- a CDS encoding SusC/RagA family TonB-linked outer membrane protein, with the protein MRRFHVMDGGTRQARVRPLLLSMLLLFTGTTLYAQNIPVTGKVTTADGPVPGVSISVKGASTYSQTDEKGQFKINAGPHDTLVFTHVAYGTKLVAVNGHTTVNALLEDNNKALGEVVVTGYTAQKKATLTGSISVIKGADLVKSPQPNVSNALAGRFSGVIANNRSGEPGYDGSSFTIRGLATTGSNDVLIVVDGVPGQIGGMERLDPNDIESISVLKDASAAIYGSRAANGVVLITTKRGKTGKPQISYSFNQGFSSPTRLPHMADAATYAALQNEIQYYDNPAGGMNQFYTDAQIQQFRDGSDPVNYPNTDWQKATLKNTALQSQHSLSVTGGSENVHYYISGGLISQDGIYRHGVTKYNQYNFRSNIDANITDRFKVSLYLSGREEDRRYPETSAGDIFRSIYRAYPTVAARYPNGLPTTGIENNNPVMQVTDAGGTDQNPTQVFNGILKGAYQLPLPGLSIDGFFSLDKSWSFNKSFATPYNVYSYDAAGNTYNKVVVGGSAGLASLYESQLNRQLVTSNIKLNYVRQIRFHNINAFIGYEQSRTRQDSLGASRLNFPSSLTPELSQGGAAAEDKDNGGSSYNYTRKSYLGRLAYNYAEKYLLEAQMRIDGSSTFPDGHQYGYFPSVSAGWRISKEDWFANNNVVNDLKLRGSYGTLGNDNVGLFQYYDNYSFVNQYVIDGKIHPGITLTKLANPNITWETARKLDVGLNATVFGHFDLEAIYFQQKRKNILTPRNASIPQVSGIVNPYGGDPLVPAENIGQVNSNGFEGTLGYNNRAGDFHYGVTANFTYAKSKVIFIDEAAGALGYQRQTGKPLNTMLLYNAIGIFRTQQDLDKYPHLPGAQLGDLIYQDYNGDKQITADDMTRTKYGNIPEITYGLVLNASYKNVDVAMVFAGQQHVNQYVLPESGTVGNFYSSWADNRWSPTHTDGTYPRVDDRASSSINGGLYNNTFWYNNAAFLRMKNMEVGYNFSPRLLSGIRIAAIRVYASGFNLFTITKVKDYDPEGNNGSGQFYPQQRIFNLGLNVKF; encoded by the coding sequence ATGAGACGATTCCACGTTATGGACGGCGGTACCCGGCAAGCCCGGGTGCGGCCCCTGCTCCTCAGCATGTTGCTGCTATTTACAGGCACTACCCTGTACGCACAAAACATCCCGGTAACCGGTAAGGTGACCACTGCAGACGGCCCGGTGCCCGGCGTCAGCATTTCCGTAAAAGGCGCTTCCACTTATTCACAGACCGATGAAAAAGGACAATTCAAGATCAATGCAGGCCCGCATGATACACTGGTCTTTACCCACGTGGCCTACGGTACCAAACTGGTAGCCGTGAACGGGCACACGACCGTGAACGCCCTGCTGGAAGACAATAATAAAGCCCTGGGTGAAGTAGTGGTAACGGGTTATACCGCCCAGAAGAAGGCCACCCTCACCGGCTCCATTTCCGTGATAAAAGGTGCAGACCTGGTAAAGAGCCCCCAGCCCAATGTGTCTAACGCACTGGCTGGCCGCTTCTCCGGTGTGATCGCTAACAACCGTTCCGGGGAGCCGGGTTACGACGGCTCCAGCTTCACCATCCGTGGCCTGGCCACTACCGGCAGCAATGATGTGCTCATCGTAGTGGATGGGGTGCCCGGCCAGATAGGTGGCATGGAACGCCTGGACCCGAACGATATTGAAAGTATCTCTGTGCTCAAAGACGCATCGGCCGCTATTTATGGTAGCCGCGCGGCAAACGGGGTAGTGCTGATCACCACCAAACGTGGTAAAACCGGCAAACCCCAGATCTCTTACAGCTTCAACCAGGGCTTCTCTTCGCCTACCCGGCTGCCCCACATGGCTGATGCGGCCACTTACGCCGCGCTGCAGAACGAGATCCAGTATTATGACAACCCGGCCGGCGGTATGAACCAGTTCTACACCGATGCACAGATCCAGCAATTCCGGGATGGCAGCGATCCGGTTAACTACCCGAACACAGACTGGCAAAAAGCCACGTTGAAGAACACCGCCCTGCAAAGCCAGCATAGCCTGTCTGTAACCGGCGGGTCTGAGAACGTACACTATTATATCTCCGGTGGGCTTATCAGCCAGGACGGCATTTACCGCCATGGCGTAACGAAGTATAACCAGTATAATTTCCGTTCTAATATCGATGCAAACATCACGGACCGTTTTAAGGTAAGCCTTTACCTGTCTGGCCGCGAGGAAGACCGCAGGTATCCGGAGACCAGCGCCGGCGATATTTTCCGTTCCATCTACCGCGCATACCCCACGGTGGCGGCGCGCTATCCGAACGGGCTGCCCACTACCGGTATTGAAAACAACAACCCGGTGATGCAGGTGACCGATGCAGGTGGTACGGACCAGAATCCTACCCAGGTATTTAACGGTATCCTGAAAGGCGCGTACCAGCTGCCTTTGCCGGGATTGAGCATCGATGGTTTCTTCTCGCTGGATAAGTCCTGGAGCTTCAATAAATCTTTTGCTACGCCTTATAACGTGTACAGCTATGATGCAGCCGGCAATACCTACAACAAAGTAGTGGTGGGTGGTTCTGCCGGCCTGGCCAGCTTGTACGAAAGCCAGTTGAACCGCCAGCTGGTAACGTCCAACATTAAGTTGAACTATGTACGCCAGATCCGCTTCCACAATATCAACGCATTTATCGGCTACGAACAAAGCCGCACCAGGCAGGATAGCCTGGGCGCGTCCCGCCTCAACTTCCCGTCTTCACTAACGCCTGAACTTTCACAAGGTGGCGCCGCGGCAGAAGATAAGGACAACGGTGGCAGCAGCTATAACTATACCCGCAAAAGCTACCTTGGCCGCCTGGCTTATAACTACGCGGAAAAATACCTGCTGGAAGCGCAGATGCGTATTGATGGGTCCTCCACTTTCCCCGACGGGCACCAGTATGGGTATTTCCCCTCTGTGAGCGCAGGGTGGCGCATTTCAAAGGAAGACTGGTTTGCCAATAACAACGTGGTGAACGACCTGAAACTGCGCGGCTCTTACGGTACACTGGGTAATGATAACGTAGGCCTGTTCCAGTATTACGATAACTATTCTTTCGTCAACCAGTATGTGATCGATGGGAAGATCCATCCCGGCATTACGCTCACCAAACTGGCCAATCCCAACATTACCTGGGAAACCGCCCGCAAGCTGGACGTAGGCCTGAATGCCACGGTGTTCGGGCACTTTGACCTGGAGGCCATTTACTTCCAGCAGAAACGCAAGAACATCCTCACGCCCCGCAATGCTTCCATCCCCCAGGTATCCGGTATCGTAAACCCTTATGGCGGCGATCCGCTGGTGCCGGCAGAGAACATTGGCCAGGTGAACAGCAACGGCTTTGAAGGTACACTAGGATATAACAACAGGGCCGGTGATTTTCATTATGGCGTAACGGCCAATTTCACGTATGCCAAAAGCAAAGTGATCTTCATTGACGAAGCAGCCGGTGCACTGGGCTACCAGCGCCAGACCGGCAAACCGCTGAACACCATGTTGCTTTACAATGCCATCGGCATTTTCCGCACGCAGCAGGACCTGGACAAATATCCCCACCTGCCCGGCGCACAGCTGGGAGACCTCATCTACCAGGACTACAACGGCGATAAGCAGATCACAGCAGATGACATGACCCGTACCAAATACGGTAACATCCCCGAGATCACGTATGGCCTGGTGCTCAATGCCAGCTACAAAAATGTGGACGTGGCAATGGTGTTTGCCGGCCAGCAACACGTAAACCAGTACGTACTGCCGGAATCCGGTACCGTGGGTAATTTCTACAGCTCCTGGGCAGATAACCGCTGGAGCCCCACGCATACGGATGGTACTTACCCACGTGTAGACGACCGCGCCTCTTCTTCCATTAACGGTGGCTTGTATAACAATACATTCTGGTATAACAACGCGGCTTTCCTGCGTATGAAGAACATGGAAGTGGGCTACAATTTCTCCCCGCGCCTGCTCTCCGGTATCAGGATCGCGGCCATCCGCGTGTACGCCAGTGGCTTCAACCTCTTCACCATTACCAAGGTGAAAGATTATGATCCGGAAGGCAACAACGGCAGCGGCCAGTTCTACCCGCAGCAACGCATCTTCAACCTGGGCCTGAATGTTAAATTCTAA
- a CDS encoding response regulator transcription factor has translation MQIQRSLSPTYEKHLQDIFYAKDTFDERQIPQLFQKAAVLHTALHHTSPVFFLVDYTRSQYLVMSGGTKIITTYDPREFMEGGIPMLRSIYQRDDFKVYNESIFPANIDFLSSQPQHLHQEFIFTYNFRIRNKAGRDVQLLQRGCYITSAATGLPLFSLGTATDITLFKKDTLIHHTIERQYDVKGRPVQALMAENHFYPQEEDRLLTTQEHRILSYMAEGWSSKQIAAHVNIAENTVSNHRKNMLRKTNTKNMAELIAYAFRHRLL, from the coding sequence ATGCAGATCCAGCGATCCCTGAGCCCGACGTACGAAAAGCATTTGCAGGACATCTTCTATGCAAAGGACACTTTTGACGAACGGCAGATACCTCAACTATTCCAGAAAGCAGCGGTACTCCACACGGCCCTGCACCACACCTCGCCGGTTTTCTTCCTGGTTGACTACACACGGTCGCAGTACCTCGTAATGTCCGGTGGCACCAAGATCATTACCACGTATGATCCCCGTGAATTCATGGAGGGTGGCATACCCATGCTGCGCAGCATTTACCAGCGGGATGATTTTAAAGTATACAATGAATCCATATTCCCGGCCAATATTGACTTCCTGTCCTCCCAACCGCAGCACCTGCACCAGGAATTTATCTTTACTTATAATTTCCGCATCCGCAACAAAGCCGGGCGGGATGTACAGTTGCTGCAGCGGGGCTGTTACATCACCTCCGCAGCAACCGGCCTGCCGCTTTTCAGCCTGGGCACGGCCACAGATATTACGTTGTTTAAAAAGGACACGCTCATCCATCATACCATAGAAAGGCAGTACGATGTGAAGGGACGGCCGGTGCAGGCATTGATGGCTGAAAACCATTTTTACCCGCAAGAGGAAGACCGCCTGCTCACCACGCAGGAACACCGCATTCTTTCTTACATGGCGGAAGGCTGGAGCAGCAAGCAGATAGCAGCGCATGTGAATATTGCAGAGAATACCGTTTCCAACCACCGCAAGAATATGCTGCGCAAGACCAATACCAAGAACATGGCAGAACTGATTGCCTATGCTTTCCGCCACCGGCTCCTCTGA
- a CDS encoding GH92 family glycosyl hydrolase, with protein sequence MKARLFLVVLSCWAITTQAQRSPFDYVNPFLGTATIWDAKDVGYTPTHRTWGAEVFPGASRPNAMVQLTPVTQFHSGSGYQYEDTTIYGFAHTSKGHWNLCYIPLLPATTGFTADDYASAYSHSRESAHPAYYQVYLQRYDVNAALTSTLRCGFHRYTFKAGQPENVIADLSESNERVHDWNIRQQDDHVFTGYQHAGEKMYFYAVANHRISRIDSLQGRKKVVPVLHFENGTGALELRIGFSFVSINNAKENLEKEIGRDAFETVREGGANTWNALLSKIKITGGTERQRGLFYSCLYRSFLWPALRSDINGDFTNNKGEVVNKGFDYYTEPSLWDDYRNKLVLLGLLEPRVTANVIQSLIDKGEKTGFMPTFFHGDHAAAFVAGSYLRGIRGYDVQRAYQQLLRNATVEGGTRPYITEYATRGYIAEKEVEHPVIETVTKAAVTKTLEYAYDDYALAQLAHSLGDTANYRMLMKRTGNYKNVFDPSTRFMRGRLENGDWVKNFNPDYPYYEYMYREANAWQSSFFAPHDMDGLVKLFPSRKAFEQKVDSLFSYPWQGYEAYNISGFIGQYTQGNQPDHSYPFLYYFVGRQEKSQVILDSILNHFYDMGKAHLAYSGMDDAGENSSWYVFNAMGFYPFSPADPKYIVSVPLFDKVEMKLDNGKTFTIVKQGKGKKITHLEVGGKKITDYYLQDADLKQGKTLMISTR encoded by the coding sequence ATGAAAGCTAGATTATTCCTCGTTGTGCTGTCGTGCTGGGCCATTACCACCCAGGCCCAGCGAAGTCCGTTTGATTATGTAAACCCGTTCCTCGGTACCGCCACCATCTGGGATGCCAAAGATGTAGGGTACACGCCCACCCATCGCACCTGGGGCGCAGAAGTGTTCCCCGGTGCATCCCGGCCCAATGCCATGGTGCAACTCACACCGGTCACCCAATTCCACAGCGGTTCCGGCTACCAGTATGAAGACACTACCATTTACGGTTTTGCCCATACCAGTAAGGGTCACTGGAACCTTTGCTACATTCCGCTGCTGCCCGCCACCACCGGCTTTACTGCAGACGACTATGCATCAGCGTATAGCCATAGCCGTGAGAGTGCCCATCCTGCTTACTACCAGGTATACCTGCAGCGCTATGATGTAAATGCAGCGCTCACCTCCACGCTTCGTTGCGGCTTTCACCGCTATACGTTCAAAGCCGGCCAGCCGGAAAACGTGATCGCAGACCTGTCGGAATCCAATGAACGCGTGCACGACTGGAATATCCGCCAGCAGGATGACCACGTGTTCACCGGCTACCAGCATGCCGGAGAGAAGATGTATTTCTATGCCGTGGCCAACCACCGCATTAGCCGTATTGACTCCCTGCAGGGACGGAAAAAGGTAGTGCCGGTGCTGCATTTTGAAAACGGGACAGGGGCGCTGGAGCTACGGATCGGCTTTTCGTTTGTAAGCATTAACAATGCAAAGGAAAACCTGGAAAAAGAAATAGGAAGGGATGCTTTTGAAACAGTGCGGGAAGGTGGTGCCAATACCTGGAATGCCTTGCTGTCTAAAATAAAGATCACGGGCGGCACGGAACGGCAGCGGGGCTTATTCTATTCCTGCCTGTACCGTTCTTTCCTGTGGCCTGCTTTGCGCAGCGACATCAACGGCGATTTTACCAACAACAAAGGCGAAGTGGTGAACAAGGGATTTGATTACTACACAGAGCCATCCCTGTGGGACGATTACCGCAACAAGCTGGTATTACTTGGCCTCCTGGAACCCAGGGTAACGGCCAACGTGATCCAGTCGCTCATAGACAAGGGAGAGAAGACCGGCTTTATGCCCACCTTCTTCCATGGAGATCATGCAGCTGCATTTGTAGCAGGGTCTTACCTGCGCGGCATCCGCGGTTATGATGTGCAGCGCGCCTACCAGCAGTTGCTGCGCAATGCCACGGTAGAAGGCGGCACGCGCCCTTACATTACTGAATATGCCACCCGTGGTTACATCGCAGAAAAAGAAGTGGAGCACCCGGTAATAGAAACGGTGACCAAAGCCGCTGTGACCAAAACACTGGAATACGCCTACGATGATTACGCCCTGGCCCAACTGGCCCATTCCCTGGGCGATACGGCTAACTACCGCATGCTGATGAAACGTACCGGCAATTACAAAAACGTCTTTGACCCATCCACCCGCTTCATGCGGGGCCGCCTGGAAAACGGCGACTGGGTAAAAAATTTCAACCCGGATTATCCTTATTACGAATACATGTACCGCGAGGCAAACGCCTGGCAATCGTCCTTCTTTGCCCCGCATGACATGGATGGCCTGGTAAAACTGTTTCCCAGCAGGAAGGCCTTTGAGCAGAAAGTAGATTCCCTTTTCAGTTATCCCTGGCAGGGCTATGAAGCGTACAATATTTCCGGCTTCATTGGCCAGTACACGCAGGGCAACCAGCCGGACCACAGCTATCCTTTCCTTTATTATTTCGTGGGCAGGCAGGAAAAATCACAGGTGATCCTGGACAGCATCCTGAATCATTTTTACGATATGGGGAAAGCACACCTGGCCTACTCCGGCATGGACGATGCCGGCGAAAATTCCAGCTGGTACGTATTTAACGCCATGGGCTTTTACCCGTTCTCTCCCGCAGATCCAAAGTATATCGTGTCTGTGCCACTGTTCGACAAAGTGGAAATGAAACTGGATAATGGTAAAACGTTTACCATCGTGAAGCAGGGAAAAGGAAAAAAGATCACGCACCTGGAGGTGGGGGGAAAGAAAATTACGGACTATTACCTGCAGGATGCAGACCTGAAACAAGGGAAGACTTTGATGATCAGTACCCGCTGA
- a CDS encoding hybrid sensor histidine kinase/response regulator transcription factor, producing the protein MKRHILLLLILLCYRHLFADERPVRYLGIEHGLSNNAVTCIYQDAKGFMWFGTYDGLNRYDGYSFKIFRNIIGDTTSLADNAVYNLAGGSDGALWVGGRKGISIYDPQRNLFSPAWYQLRGGKALPVTNNIHQLRSTPGGSMMAGTENNGLLVFSPGNHIGSTIPLRGNLHYEVTAIETSWIFVQHEGLYHFDSTSHALELVSSSIRHANCLQADAQGHLWLGNDSGLYRYDIATHQFSLNYCQDVSKIVSLCLDRQGTLWVALDGDGVMTLAPGESKLVAQPGINSNAIYAVYEDTDGRKWIGSLRGGINLIEAHQNPFNTHRFGPRMTSNFMLSFAEDAHHNIWIGTDGDGLRYWDRARDTYTTYQHDPQQAGSIGSNFITSILADDDQYVWVSTWFAGVHRFDPRTKTFEHFTMYNPVTKAEEKNAWLLYKDRQQRLWASTSNNGTLYIFNKALHKFEIFDPAISNVQCMAEDARGQLWAGDYSSLILIDPVHKRHKIFKLGYTVRSLHEDRYGNFWVGTESGGLLRFVRSTGRFERFTTAAGLPGNSILRILEDERGHLWVSTFSGLSCFDPQHKVFRNFTQSDGLQSNQFTFNAALKTSAGEMLFGGIKGFNIFYPDRVREDTAPLRLFIDNIRVDNKPVPIAGSLTIPYNKASLAFDFVALEYTAPDKISYAWFLEGWDKNWTYSGSLRQAIYTHLQEGMYVLHVMASNGAGRWTGVAKTIRIIVLPPWYRSWWAYTAYVLLVFFTVYGYVKYKQRQERLRYEVQLARVEKEKEKDLNEKKLSFFTHVSHEFRTPLTLIINPLKAALQKGASPDDLGTIYRNARRLLSLVDQLLLFRKADTGADQLHISTLDMRELCQEVYACFLQQARSKQIHYSFTCDAPSLPLFGDAEKLEIALFNLLSNAFKFTPDQGRIAVTVTPEDGGVCIVVQDSGSGIAPEAGRRIFEKFRQGERGKQSGFGIGLYLVRHFIESHQGRVQYESTPGQGTTFTVYLPEGIAPAGSLPEKCGKPELLEELMEEALPATDAQPASPASAGALVSEKQSLLIIDDQPEMRRYLQQLFRDSFIIYEAADGESGLALAQRCQPDLVISDVEMEGMDGIALCAQLKASEALGHIPVVLLTAGTRDETRLEGISGGADDYITKPFADEMLLARVHTLLKNRQLLRQYFFDRITLRESSVKVPAAYRDFLKRCIEIVEDNLDKDDFQVKKLAMALGMSHSGLYRKVKAISGQSINAFVRSIRLRRAAVLMIRENYNVNQAAFQVGISDPKYFREQFARLFGMNPSAYIRRYRNTFSGELNLVKGED; encoded by the coding sequence ATGAAACGCCACATCCTGCTGCTGTTAATATTATTGTGTTATAGACACTTATTTGCGGACGAACGCCCGGTGCGCTACCTCGGTATTGAGCATGGGCTCTCCAACAATGCCGTGACCTGCATTTATCAGGATGCCAAAGGATTTATGTGGTTTGGTACCTACGATGGGCTGAACCGCTATGACGGCTACTCTTTCAAGATCTTCCGCAATATCATTGGTGATACTACCTCCCTGGCAGACAATGCCGTGTATAACCTGGCCGGAGGAAGCGATGGCGCCCTTTGGGTGGGCGGGCGCAAAGGCATCAGCATTTACGATCCCCAGCGCAATTTGTTTAGCCCTGCCTGGTACCAGTTACGCGGTGGAAAGGCCCTGCCGGTTACCAACAACATCCACCAGTTGCGCAGCACGCCCGGGGGCAGCATGATGGCAGGTACGGAAAATAACGGGCTGCTGGTGTTCAGCCCCGGCAATCATATAGGTAGCACTATACCGCTCCGCGGCAATTTACATTACGAAGTCACCGCTATTGAAACCTCCTGGATCTTTGTACAACACGAAGGGCTCTATCATTTCGATAGTACCTCCCATGCACTGGAACTGGTAAGCAGCAGCATCCGCCACGCTAACTGCCTGCAGGCAGATGCCCAGGGCCATCTCTGGCTGGGCAACGACAGTGGCTTATACCGGTACGACATTGCCACGCACCAGTTCTCACTTAACTATTGCCAGGATGTAAGCAAGATCGTAAGCCTTTGCCTGGACCGGCAAGGCACCCTCTGGGTGGCCCTGGATGGAGACGGGGTCATGACCCTGGCCCCCGGGGAAAGCAAGCTGGTAGCGCAACCGGGCATTAACAGCAATGCAATTTATGCAGTGTATGAAGATACAGACGGGCGCAAGTGGATCGGCTCCCTGCGCGGGGGCATCAACCTTATTGAAGCACATCAAAACCCTTTCAATACGCATCGTTTTGGCCCCCGGATGACCAGCAACTTTATGCTGTCCTTTGCGGAAGATGCCCATCACAACATCTGGATAGGCACGGACGGGGATGGCCTCCGCTACTGGGACCGCGCCCGTGATACCTACACCACTTACCAGCACGATCCGCAACAGGCAGGCAGCATTGGCAGCAACTTTATCACCAGCATCCTTGCGGATGACGACCAGTATGTATGGGTGTCCACCTGGTTTGCCGGGGTGCACCGTTTTGATCCCCGCACCAAAACCTTTGAGCATTTTACCATGTACAATCCCGTCACCAAAGCGGAAGAGAAAAATGCATGGCTCCTCTACAAAGACCGCCAGCAAAGGCTTTGGGCCAGCACCTCTAATAACGGTACCCTCTATATTTTTAACAAGGCCCTGCATAAGTTCGAGATCTTTGACCCCGCCATTTCCAATGTGCAGTGCATGGCGGAAGACGCCCGGGGCCAGCTCTGGGCGGGCGATTACTCATCGCTCATCCTCATAGACCCGGTACACAAACGGCATAAGATCTTCAAGCTGGGCTACACCGTGCGCAGCCTGCATGAGGACCGCTACGGCAATTTCTGGGTGGGCACGGAGAGTGGGGGATTGCTGCGCTTTGTCCGCAGCACCGGCCGCTTTGAGCGCTTCACTACCGCAGCTGGGCTGCCGGGCAATTCCATCCTCCGCATACTGGAAGATGAGCGCGGCCACCTCTGGGTCAGTACTTTCAGCGGCTTGTCCTGCTTTGATCCCCAACACAAAGTGTTCCGCAACTTTACACAATCAGACGGGCTGCAGAGCAACCAGTTCACCTTCAACGCGGCTTTAAAGACCAGTGCCGGGGAAATGCTCTTTGGCGGCATTAAGGGTTTCAATATTTTTTACCCGGACCGGGTGCGGGAAGACACGGCACCATTGCGGCTTTTCATTGACAATATCCGGGTAGACAACAAGCCGGTGCCTATTGCCGGTAGCCTTACCATCCCGTATAACAAAGCCTCCCTGGCCTTTGACTTCGTGGCGCTGGAATATACAGCGCCGGATAAGATCAGCTACGCCTGGTTCCTGGAAGGCTGGGATAAGAACTGGACCTACAGCGGTTCCCTGCGCCAGGCCATTTACACCCACCTGCAGGAAGGGATGTATGTGCTGCATGTCATGGCATCCAACGGTGCCGGGCGCTGGACGGGCGTGGCAAAGACCATCCGCATCATTGTACTGCCTCCCTGGTACCGCAGCTGGTGGGCGTACACGGCGTATGTGCTCCTGGTATTTTTTACCGTGTACGGGTATGTGAAGTATAAACAACGCCAGGAACGCCTGCGCTATGAGGTACAACTGGCGCGGGTGGAAAAAGAAAAAGAGAAAGACCTCAATGAGAAAAAGCTGTCTTTCTTTACCCATGTATCCCATGAATTCCGCACCCCGCTCACGCTCATCATCAATCCCCTGAAAGCCGCGCTGCAAAAGGGCGCCAGCCCCGATGACCTGGGCACCATTTACCGCAATGCGCGCCGCCTTCTCAGCCTCGTGGACCAGTTGCTCCTGTTCCGCAAGGCAGATACCGGGGCAGACCAGCTGCATATCAGCACCCTGGACATGCGGGAACTTTGCCAGGAGGTATATGCCTGTTTTTTACAACAGGCCCGCAGTAAGCAGATCCACTACTCCTTCACCTGCGATGCCCCGTCCCTGCCACTCTTTGGCGATGCGGAAAAACTGGAGATCGCGCTGTTTAATTTATTGTCCAACGCGTTTAAATTCACCCCGGACCAGGGGCGTATAGCCGTTACCGTTACACCGGAGGATGGCGGTGTATGCATCGTGGTGCAGGACAGCGGGAGTGGCATTGCACCGGAAGCGGGGCGGCGCATCTTTGAAAAATTCCGCCAGGGTGAAAGGGGCAAGCAGTCCGGGTTCGGCATTGGCCTGTACCTGGTACGGCATTTTATTGAAAGCCACCAGGGCCGCGTACAATATGAAAGTACGCCGGGGCAGGGCACTACTTTTACCGTGTACCTGCCGGAGGGCATAGCGCCTGCCGGCTCCCTGCCGGAAAAGTGTGGTAAGCCGGAACTGCTGGAAGAGCTGATGGAAGAAGCCCTGCCAGCCACGGACGCCCAGCCGGCCAGCCCGGCCAGTGCCGGGGCCCTGGTGTCTGAAAAGCAAAGCCTCCTTATTATAGATGACCAGCCGGAAATGCGGCGCTACCTGCAACAGCTTTTCCGCGACTCCTTTATCATATATGAAGCCGCCGATGGGGAAAGCGGCCTTGCCCTGGCCCAGCGCTGCCAGCCAGACCTGGTGATCAGCGACGTGGAAATGGAGGGCATGGATGGCATCGCCCTCTGCGCCCAGCTCAAGGCCAGCGAGGCCCTGGGCCATATCCCCGTGGTGCTGCTCACCGCCGGTACGCGCGATGAGACCCGGCTGGAAGGCATCAGCGGCGGGGCGGACGATTATATTACCAAACCCTTTGCCGATGAAATGCTGCTGGCCCGCGTGCACACCCTCCTGAAAAACCGCCAGTTGCTGCGCCAGTATTTCTTTGACCGCATCACCCTCCGGGAAAGCAGCGTGAAGGTGCCGGCAGCATACCGGGATTTCCTGAAACGCTGCATCGAGATCGTGGAGGATAACCTGGACAAGGACGATTTCCAGGTAAAAAAGCTGGCCATGGCCCTGGGCATGAGCCACTCTGGCCTGTACCGCAAGGTGAAGGCCATCTCCGGGCAATCCATCAACGCCTTCGTGCGCTCCATCCGCCTGCGCCGGGCCGCCGTGCTCATGATCCGTGAAAATTACAACGTAAACCAGGCCGCCTTCCAGGTAGGCATCAGTGATCCCAAATATTTCCGGGAGCAGTTTGCCCGCCTGTTTGGGATGAACCCCAGCGCTTACATCCGGCGTTACCGCAATACATTCAGTGGTGAACTGAACCTGGTAAAAGGGGAGGATTGA